Proteins encoded within one genomic window of Suricata suricatta isolate VVHF042 chromosome 17, meerkat_22Aug2017_6uvM2_HiC, whole genome shotgun sequence:
- the GJC1 gene encoding gap junction gamma-1 protein, translated as MSWSFLTRLLEEIHNHSTFVGKIWLTVLIVFRIVLTAVGGESIYYDEQSKFVCNTEQPGCENVCYDAFAPLSHVRFWVFQIILVATPSVMYLGYAIHKIAKMEHGEADKKGARSKPYAMRWKQHRALEETEEDHEEDPMMYPEMELESEKENKEQNQPKPKHDGRRRIREDGLMKIYVLQLLARTVFEVGFLIGQYFLYGFQVHPFYVCSRLPCPHKIDCFISRPTEKTIFLLIMYGVTGLCLLLNIWEMLHLGFGTIRDSLNSKRRELEDPGAYNYPFTWNTPSAPPGYNVAVKPDQIQYTELSNAKIAYKQNKANIAQEQQYGSHEETLPADLETLQREIRMAQERLDLAIQAYSHQNNPHGPREKKAKVGSKAGSNKSSASSKSGDGKTSVWI; from the coding sequence ATGAGTTGGAGCTTCCTGACTCGCCTGCTAGAGGAGATCCACAACCATTCCACATTCGTGGGGAAGATCTGGCTCACTGTTTTGATTGTCTTCCGGATTGTCCTTACAGCAGTAGGAGGAGAATCCATCTATTATGATGAGCAAAGCAAATTTGTGTGCAACACGGAGCAGCCAGGCTGCGAGAATGTCTGCTATGATGCCTTCGCACCCCTTTCCCATGTGCGCTTCTGGGTGTTCCAGATCATTCTGGTGGCAACCCCCTCAGTGATGTACCTGGGCTATGCCATTCACAAGATTGCCAAGATGGAGCATGGCGAAGCAGACAAGAAAGGGGCTCGGAGCAAACCCTATGCCATGCGTTGGAAACAGCACCGGGCTCTGGAAGAAACCGAAGAGGACCATGAAGAGGATCCCATGATGTATCCAGAAATGGAAttggaaagtgagaaagaaaataaagagcagaaCCAACCTAAACCCAAGCATGACGGCCGCCGGCGGATCCGGGAAGATGGGCTCATGAAGATCTATGTGCTGCAGTTGCTGGCAAGGACCGTGTTCGAGGTGGGTTTCCTGATAGGGCAGTATTTTCTGTATGGCTTCCAAGTCCACCCGTTTTATGTGTGCAGCAGACTTCCTTGTCCTCATAAGATAGACTGCTTTATTTCTAGGCCCACTGAAAAGACCATCTTTCTTCTGATAATGTATGGTGTAACAGGCCTTTGCCTCCTGCTGAACATTTGGGAAATGCTTCATTTAGGGTTTGGGACAATTCGAGACTCACTAAACAGTAAAAGGAGGGAACTGGAAGATCCGGGTGCTTATAATTATCCCTTCACTTGGAATACGCCATCTGCTCCCCCTGGCTATAACGTTGCCGTCAAACCGGATCAAATCCAGTACACCGAACTGTCCAACGCCAAGATCGCCTACAAGCAGAACAAGGCCAACATCGCCCAGGAACAGCAGTATGGCAGCCACGAGGAGACCCTCCCAGCGGACCTGGAGACCCTGCAGCGGGAGATCAGAATGGCTCAGGAGCGCTTGGACCTGGCGATCCAGGCCTACAGTCACCAAAACAACCCCCATGGTCCCCgggagaaaaaagccaaagtgGGGTCCAAAGCTGGGTCCAACAAGAGCAGTGCTAGTAGCAAATCAGGGGATGGGAAGACCTCCGTCTGGATTTAA